Sequence from the Romeriopsis navalis LEGE 11480 genome:
AATCCGATCGGTTTTTCGATCGGGAGAATTTGTTTGGGTTTCTGACGGACACCTTACCCCAAGCACAAGTCATCTTGCTCCACGGCCAGCGACGCATTGGCAAATCGTCTGTCCTCACGCAAATCCCCCATCAGCTGGCCGAGGAACCCTACCAGTTTGTGGTGCTTTCGCTCGAAGGTAAAAGCCAAGATCCATTGGCCAAAGTCCTGCATGACTTAGCAATCGATATCCAAGCTGACCTGAACTTTCCCGTTAATGTTCCAAGCGTTGCAACATTGTCAGCAAACCCGGACGAGTTTGCCGATCACTTTCTGGTCGAAGTCCAAAATCATATTCAGGCACTGCACGCGGAGCATCGGTTAGTGCTGCTATTTGACGAGTTCGACACGTTAGGAAACTATCATCCCGATGCCGCTGCGACACATCTGTTTCCCTACTTAAATCGCGTGATTGAACGCCATCGATTTCTCCATGTAATTCCAGTAATTGGCCGACGCCTCAAGGATCTACCCACCTTACTTGGTCTGTTTCGCAACGCACCGACGTTCGAAATTGGGCTAATTAATCAGCGCGACACCTACGAACTGATTATGCAGCCGAGTCGCGAAGTGATTTTCTATGAAGACAGTGCCCTTGAAGCGATTTGGCAACTCACCGCCGGACACCCTTATTTCACCCAAGTCATCTGTTTCGCAATTTTTTCCCAAGCCCGTGAAGATGACTGGTGGCAAATCACGGACATCGACGTCGAACGAGCTGTCGAACGGGCGATCGAGCTGGGCGAAGGGGGCTTAGCCTGGTTCTGGGATGGCTTGCCAATTGCCGAGCGGGTCTTTTTCTCTGCCACCGCCGAAGTCGCAGAAATGCGACTTAAGGAAGGGCAAACCGTCGAGGTCAAAGAAGGCGA
This genomic interval carries:
- a CDS encoding ATP-binding protein — protein: MVMIASRKNPYIIGRPVSESDRFFDRENLFGFLTDTLPQAQVILLHGQRRIGKSSVLTQIPHQLAEEPYQFVVLSLEGKSQDPLAKVLHDLAIDIQADLNFPVNVPSVATLSANPDEFADHFLVEVQNHIQALHAEHRLVLLFDEFDTLGNYHPDAAATHLFPYLNRVIERHRFLHVIPVIGRRLKDLPTLLGLFRNAPTFEIGLINQRDTYELIMQPSREVIFYEDSALEAIWQLTAGHPYFTQVICFAIFSQAREDDWWQITDIDVERAVERAIELGEGGLAWFWDGLPIAERVFFSATAEVAEMRLKEGQTVEVKEGDPLALLEDSGVMLTDCLHNAQRNLLEWRYLTQIKRVTAAETVARSTYQITIELVRRWLIRRHGIKQEIWELQELEPDVKPDYENGRELRQQRSFYQAILAYEKVLLSNPNHISALFELAECLLATQAYSRAIELFERAYQVDLLRALDGLVRAHLGYAKILIDRDQLVEAEQSLDTVENLNSQPEVTAKLRQTIQAKRATPKRHEKSWGRFITDLRWNLLGGNPKSTENPDQESRDSDHPS